In Harpia harpyja isolate bHarHar1 chromosome 21, bHarHar1 primary haplotype, whole genome shotgun sequence, the DNA window cccctcctgctgcGTCCATGAGGCTTGGGCTTAGCCCATGCTGAGCTGGACCCAGGGCTTTGGCTGCTGGGTTCTTCTCTGCACCCCCTGTCCTAGCAGAGGACTGTAGGACAGGGATTTCCCCTGCCATCCTGCAATCAGCATTTGAACCCAAGAGAAGAACGGGTTTCTTCTGATCTGGGGGGCAAATGCTGCCGCGTGCCCTTGGTgctgatggggagggagggagctgatCTCGGTGTGTGCCGGGCCCTTGGCCGCCGTCTCCACAGGGGTCTGGAGCCTCTCTCCCCATGAAACAGGCGGTGCTGCTCTTACCTAGTCCTGATTCTGAGGGGGGAAGAACAAGGCCGGGACTTGGTCCCTGGATTCAGGATCAGACTTGGCAGGAATGTGAAAAAACCCCATGCAGGGACATGCAAGAGGCAGCAACAGCATCTCGCCCAGAGCTGTGAAACCTGCAGCAGTGCAGGGTTTAGTCTAAGTTTAACTTTAGCCCTCTTAGCTCATCTAGaaggagccaggctgctgcactGTCCCCTTCCTCTCTTGATGTTCAGGTATTCACTGTCTTCCTCCCTTCTGTGGGTTTGGCATGTGCGCAGCTCTGCCTGGGGCAGCGTAGGTGGTCCAGGATGGTGTCTGAGCTGTGcaccccctgctcctccagcctgctgTGCCTCGGAGGCTGGATTTGCTGCGGAGTCACGGCTGATCTGAGGCTACTGGCAGTgtcccaccccagccaggagcattGCCATGGGCTCCCCAGGTGGCTACGGTCTCCTTTGCAGCATCTGTCTCACCTTAGCCTTACTATAGGGCGTGCAGGCATCAGAAAGCAAGGGCAGAAACTTGGCAACCGGGAAAGTTGTTTTTGCCCATCCTTATTCTATAGATAAGGGCTCAAATACATCATTCCTTGCTGGTTTATTCCAGCTGTGGTCGGTCTGGTGTGTGCTGCTGGGAGCCCCTCCTCACGTGGCTTTGAGGAGGAAACAGCTATTAATGAAGGATTTGCCTCGGGGTTATTTCTTTGCTTTGGAGAGCACCCAGCCTTCTGCTCAGCTCTGCACTTTatccctctgcctccccttcctCTGCAAAATCTGACTTTTTCAGCGGACGCAGGACGAGCGAAGGGCACTCGCCTGCACCCAGCGGTGTTGTCCCCCGTCACCCACGTCCCCCgcctttccttttgctgctgccaTCCACAACAGCATGGCGGGAGCGGGGGGGAACGTGGGGCCCTCAGGGTTTCCTCCAACTTTTATCGCTTTTAGgcactttttcccccccctccccatctcgGTTTGCACAGCGGCATTGCAGCCCCGGCGCTGAGGCAGGCAACCGCCGCTCCTTCACAGCCGTGCCGTCCCTGCCAGGCTGCCCGTCTGGCCCGGGTGCTGCCGGTTACCAGAGAAAGCAATAATTCCTCGTCCGGCCTTTTCCTTCGGGGCTTCTACGCCTCGAAGCAGAAGCTTTGGGGTGAGAGATCCTGCTAAGGTGATGGTTTATTTTGTGTTTGATCgttgaaattctgcttttgtgtGTCCACCCCTACCCCCCTGCCGCGACTGTTGGCCCTGGCACGAAGTTGTGTTAGGTGCTGGGGCAGGGTTGCTAATTATTTTGGGTAAAATCTGAGCAAATCCttgtgttggggaaaaaaaggtggttggtttttttgtttgttttttttttttttcctttgctgttaaTACCTGTGATTATTTTATACGGTAAATTTTAAAGCTTACAGTTTTATAATTTAATAAAGGTAATGGTATTTGAGGGCAAATACACGGCGGCTGGAGTCGATCCCGATGGGCTCAGGGCCGGAGCAGCCACTGCCGGGCGGGCGAAacgcgggcgcggcgcggcccctGCCGGCCGCCGTCGTCTCCCGGGCGGCCCGTCCGCGCCAGCCAATGAGAggcggctccggcccctcttccGGCCGCGTTGGGCGCTGGGAGCGGAagcgggcggcgggagggcgaTGCCGCTGCACCGGTACGCGCCGCGGCTCTGGCCCGCCCTGCGGCTGCGGGAGGGGATCTGTGCGCGGCTGCCGGAGCACTACCTGGCGGCGTTGCAGGACGACACGCCGCCCACGCCCGTGCACTGGCGGCCGCTGGGCGTGCGCTACCGACGGAACCCGCGCACCGGGGAGCGGGAGCGCGTGCAGGACGTGCCGGTGCCGGTGTACCTGCCGCCCGCTGCCCACGAGGGGCTCTGGGGCGGCGAGGGCTGGATTAGCGGCTTCCGGTATGCGCAAAACGACAAGGTGAGCTCTCCGGCCGTTCCTTACCCCAGGCCGGTGTTACCGGGCCGGTGGTGCCCTGCGGCGGGGGGGTGGGCGGGTGACCAGGGCCTGCTGGCAGCGGCCTCCGCCTTCGCGCTGCGGCACGGGGCTGCGTCTTGGGCGGCCCACCCGGCCGCTGGCGCAGCCTCAgcctgctggggcaggcagcggcagcggcaCCCCCCGGGGAGGGCAGCGTCCCCGGCCCTGACCACCGGTCTCTGCCCAGCTCTCCACCAGGCTGCCCAAGACGTGGAAGCCGCAGCTCTTCGACCGGCAGTTTTACAGCGAGATCCTCGACGCCACAATGACCATCACCGTCACCATGCGGACACTGGACCTCATCGACGAGGCCTACGGCTTTGACTTCTACATCCTCAAGGTGAGGCCCTGCGCCCGGCAGGGCTGGCGGGACTTGCTGGGCAGGAGCCTCAGTGAGGCAGGTCTGCGCCCATGCTGCCCTTGCTCAGGGGCTTGCAGCTAACCACTGCTGTTAATGTATTAGTGCAGGTCTCAAGCCTCCAGCCTATCATACCCCCTTGATTGGAGCCCTTGGTATTAAAGATCAGAACGGTGATCAAATTAGCTCCAGAACAAATCCAAGGGATCTTTCCCCTTTCATGACACGTGTCCTGAGATGCTCTACTGCGTGTGGATAAACTGCCAGTGTTGTCTACATGCTGATAGACTTGCGTGTTCTCTAGCAGCTGGTCTCTTGGTGCAATTTAACATCAGACTTTATTTCTCCAGACTCCAAAAGCCGATATGTGCTCGAAGCTCGGGATGGATTTGAAGCGAACGATGTTGCTGCGACTGGCACGGCGGGATCCTAAACTGCATCCCGATGATCCAGCCAGAAGAGAGGCGATCTATAATAAGTACCAGGTGGGTGCCTGACCTGCAGTTCCTGCCCTGGTGTCTGCTGTGATGTTTGCTGGTCGTCCAGACTGATAATGCCATAATTATCCTGTCACAGCACAAACCAGTGTTAATGCTTCTGCCTTTAGGGTTAAGGATATGGGCAACAAAGATCTAGACGTTGTTTGTCaggtttttcttgtttctctgtggGCTGCTAATTTCTGTACTGATGGCTTAGGAAGACAAAAGCCTGTATTTTTGCTGTGATTGAGGTCCGTGAGGGTCTGCAATACGTACTGGTAGGAGCTGGCACTGCCAACAGTAGTGAGAATTTGTACTGACGCTGTAGCAAAGAGCCCAGACTGCCTGTGTGCAGCTTAGTTTTGTGCAGCTGTTGATGGTTGTCAGCATAGAAACACCACCAGCATCCGGATTTGTGctgagaaacagctgcagaacTACGCAAAGGAGAAGCATAGCAGTGGACACGACTGATCAGAGAAGGCA includes these proteins:
- the MRPL28 gene encoding 39S ribosomal protein L28, mitochondrial, which gives rise to MPLHRYAPRLWPALRLREGICARLPEHYLAALQDDTPPTPVHWRPLGVRYRRNPRTGERERVQDVPVPVYLPPAAHEGLWGGEGWISGFRYAQNDKLSTRLPKTWKPQLFDRQFYSEILDATMTITVTMRTLDLIDEAYGFDFYILKTPKADMCSKLGMDLKRTMLLRLARRDPKLHPDDPARREAIYNKYQEFVIPEEEAEWVGLSLEEAIEKQRLLEKKDPVPLFKVYAEELVNQLKEQALQKQ